Genomic DNA from Klebsiella variicola:
CACCGCCTGGTCGATCTGCTCGGGCAGCTGGCTTTCGGCCTGCAGTTTGATGTGCAGCATCATGGCGCAGACCAGGTCTTCAAACAGGGCCACCTGCTGCGGCTTCAGCCCGCTGGCGCCGAGGAAGGATTTTGGCGATTTAACGAAGTAGACCTCTTCCGGATCTTCAACATACTGATGCAGCGAGGCGAGACCGAACTGCACGCTGTTGCGCAGCACCTCGATGTCTTCGTCGCGGTTGGCGGCAATGGCCCGGCGCAGCAGCGCCTGGTTTTCATCGCTGTGGGTGGGGACGTCATGATGGCGATAGAGCCACTCGCTGACCGCTTCGCGCGTTGGCGCGCAGAGCATCGAGGGCAGCAGCGCGCTGCCGTTTTCCAGTGTCAACAGCTGAGGGGTGTTTTCCCGCATCACGGCCACCGAACAGTTGGCGGTGCCGTAGTCAAAACCAATAAACATCGTCTGCAAAATCCCCATGCCGGTGAAGAAGGGGGGCGACTTTAGCGGATCGTCGCCAAGCCGACAACTGGAATTTAAAAGCAAGGCGCTGACGGTCAAGGGCGACTATCATTGAAACGCTATATAAAGGAGAGCTTATGGAGCTGTTACCCTGGACCCCGCCTTACGACTGGGCGTGGATGGTTGGTTTTCTGCAGGCGCGTGCCGTCGCCGGCGTCGAGCGCTTTGATGAAGGAGGCTATAGCCGCAGCTTTGGCGTTGAAGGGCATCGCGGGCTGATTCATCTGGCGCCGGACGAGGAGGCGCAGGGCCTGCGGGTGACCCTCTCCCCGGGGCTGCAACCGGTGGCGGAGATCTGCTATGCGCGAATTGGCCAGCTGTTTGATTTAGCCTGCGACCCGCGGCAGGTCGCCGGGGCGTTGGGCTCTCTGGCCGAGGCGCGGCCGGGGCTGCGCCTGCCGGGGGCGCTGGATGCCTTCGAACAGGCGGTGCGGGCGGTGCTGGGCCAGCTGGTGAGCGTGGCGATGGCCGCCCGGCTCACTGCCAAAGTGGCGGCTGGCTGGGGCGAACCGCTGACGGAGGCGCCCGGCTATGTGTTATTCCCGACGCCAGAGGCGCTGTCCCGGGCCGACCCGCAGGCGCTGAAGGCGCTGGGAATGCCGCTTCGGCGTGCGGAGGCGCTGATCCACCTCGCCCGGGCGGCGCTCAGCGGCGAGCTGCCCCTGACGGCGCCAGCGGACATCGACGCTGGGCTGCGTCAACTGCAGAGCCTGCCCGGGATTGGCCGCTGGACGGCAAACTACTT
This window encodes:
- the alkA gene encoding DNA-3-methyladenine glycosylase 2, whose protein sequence is MELLPWTPPYDWAWMVGFLQARAVAGVERFDEGGYSRSFGVEGHRGLIHLAPDEEAQGLRVTLSPGLQPVAEICYARIGQLFDLACDPRQVAGALGSLAEARPGLRLPGALDAFEQAVRAVLGQLVSVAMAARLTAKVAAGWGEPLTEAPGYVLFPTPEALSRADPQALKALGMPLRRAEALIHLARAALSGELPLTAPADIDAGLRQLQSLPGIGRWTANYFALRGWQAKDIFLPDDYLIKQRFPGMTPAAIARYARRWQPMRSYALLHIWYTDDWIPAAE